GATCGTCTGTAGCCATAATTGCTGTTGGCGGTTCTTTTAGTCCCATTAATTCTTCTACAGCTTGCTGACCACTTTCCCTTGAGAAATCTAAATGGAAAATATATTCACTCGGTAACTGAATATCCGCTAACTTTAAAGCATCACTCATCCCAGCTAAACGATCTTTTGTTACGAGTAAATCGGAACCACCGCCGATAAACGCAATTCGTTTATGCCCTAAAGAAATAAAATATTCTGCAACTTCTCTTGCAGCTGTATAGTTATCATTATCGACATATGTAATTTTGTCTTTTTTGTCATATGGTTTTCCAATTAAAACAAACGGGAAATTTTTCTCATTTAAATATTGAATAATCCGGTCATTTTCACGTGAATACAGTAAGATAATGCCTCCGATTTGACGTCCTTGCACCATTTTGATGACCCCGTTAAAAATCTCTTCTTCCGTCTCCCCCGTTGACATATATAAAGCATACCCTTCAACATGAGCAAACGAACTAATCCCACGAATAACTTCTGGAAAAAACGGGTTTTGAAATGCTTTATTTGCAGAACTTGGCATAACAAGACCAATCGTTTTCGTCGTTTGATTGGCAAGGCTTCTTGCATTTAAATTCGGATGATATCCGAGCTCGCTCATGACTTTACGAACTCGCCGCTTCGTCTTTTCACTTATACTTGGATTATCAGCAATCACACGAGACACCGTTGATGGCGCAACATTCGCTTTTTTCGCTACGTCTTTAATCGTAACTGTCATAACCTCTCCTCCTCTCTGCATCATTCTTCATCTATTTTGATTTTGCAAATTTGTGGGTTATAGAAAAAAGTCCCATTTCTTTCGCGTTTTACTAAATTATATCAATGTAAAAGAATATTCTCCCACTTCATGTATTGTAAAGGATATAGGCTTATTTTCCTATACTATTTTTCACATCATTTCTCTTTTTCAACGGAATATGAATCTCTCTAAAAAAAGAAATGGAACAATATGTCCCATTTTCATCCTTTCGTTCCTCCAGCTGTTAAACCAGAAATAAAGTATTTTTGTAGTGATAAAAATAAGATAGAAATTGGTATCGCAATCAATACAGAACCAGCTGCAAAAGTTGTAAATTCATTTCCAAACTTTTTTGCCACCATTTCATATAGGCCAACAGCTAATGTATAATTTTCTGGCGTACGTAAAATGATACTGGCTAAAATAAAATCTGTAAATGGTCCAATGAAGGTAAATAATGCGACCACTGCTATAATCGGTTTCGCAAGCGGCATAATAATTTGCCAAAAAATTCGGAAATGGCCTGCTCCATCCATACGAGCTGATTCATCTAGCTCTTTTGGAATCGTATCAAAATACCCTTTCATGAGCCACGTATTCATCGGAATTGCGCCCCCAACATAAATTAAAATTAGGGCGAAATGTGTATCAATTAATCCCGTTAATTGCGCCAATATATATAATGCAATTAACGCTGAAAAGTTTGGTATCATTTGTAAAATCAAAAACGTTAACAAACCGTTTTTCCTTCCTACAAAGCGATACCGTGAAAAAGCATATGCCGTAAAACTAATGGATAAAACAGAGAAAATCATGGTTAATACACTAACTTTCAATGTATTTTTATACCATAGTAAATAATTACTCGCATCAAGATTCAACAATTCACGATAGTGATCCAGTGTCGCATTTTTTGGAATAATACTGGATCCTGATAAACTATCTCCTGGATTAAATGATGAACCTATAATCCATAATAATGGGTAAAAAATAATAACACACATCATAAAAATTACAAAATAACTTAATGAAAGACGTAATATTTTTTGTCGTTTTATATTCATTTACATCATATCCTCTTCTTGGAATGATTTTGTTCTTTTAAATTGCCATAACGCTACTGAAATAACAATGAATGACAGAATCATTGTTAATGCCGCTGCTTTTCCGTATTGCGCCGATGTCATTGTTAACTTATAAATCCAAGAAATTAAAATATCTGTTCCACCTGCATTCTGTCCCGAAACAGCAGGTCCGCCACCATTAAATAAGTAAATAATACTAAAGTTATTAAAATTAAATGTATACTGTGTAATTAAAATTGGTGCTGTTGCATATAAAACAAGCGGCAACGTAATTTTTCGGAATTGTTGCCATATCGTTGCTCCATCTACTGTTGCAGCTTCATACAACTCTCCAGGAATCGATTGTAAAATACCTGTTGTCATTGCAAAAATAAACGGAAAACCAAGCCAAGTTTGAATCATAATTAAAGCTACTTTTGACCAAAATGGATCTGTCATCCAAGCAATTTTTTCAATTCCAAATAAAGCTAACACTTGATTATTAATTGCACCAAACGATTCATTAAACATACCTGCAAAAACGAGTATAGATACGAACGCCGGAACAGCCCAAGGTAGAATAAAGATTGTGCGAATTAATGCTTTTCCTTTAATTCCTGGTTGATTTACAAGTATCGCTAAGAAAATACCAAGTGCTACTTGGAGTGTTGTAGCAACGAACGTCCAAATAACTGTCCAAGCAAATACACTTAAAAACGTATCTCTCCACATCGGTAATGTAAATATATCAACAAAATTTTTAAAACCAACCCAATCAACGAGCTTTGCCGGTGGGGAATGATATAAATCATAGTTCGTAAATCCGATTAAAAATACGAATATAATAGGAAACACAACTACGAAAATTAATAATAGAAATCCTGGTGAAACCATTAAGTATGGAAAACCTTGATCTAATAAGTTATGATATTGTTCTTTCACAGAATTAAGCGGGATTCCTATATCACGCTTTTTTCCATTTTGATATGCATCATATAAATTAAAAGCATATATTCCTAGTCCAAATATAATAACAATTAATGCTAAAATCCCTTCTACTAATAGAAAGATAGAATGATCTCGAGGAACTTCCGTCCCAAGTGTGACAATTCCCCATAATCCCATATTTAATAAATCCGCAAATGCTATAACAAATGAACCTGCTAATACGAAAAAAATAAGTGCTTTTACATATTGTTTATTATACAGTTGTCCCATGCCTGGAATAATGGACAGCATCAAAGCTGTTTTACGTTGTTTTGAACCACTTAATCTTTTCGTTGGATTAATGGATTGTTGCATCGTTCTTCCCCCTTTTTCTTCCCTTTGGAAGGAAGAGAATTCGCATCCCTACCAAATAAGAGATGCGAACTTCTATTTATTTTTTCTTACTATGATTTGCTTCAATATTTCCTTTAATTTGTTTTACCGCTTCATCAAGTGCAATCTTTGGTTCTTGTTTATTTGTAACAATCAATTGAAGTGCATCCCCAGCAGGTCCCCAAACTTCTTGCATCTCTGGGATATTCGGCATTGGAATACCACTTTCAGACTGAGTAGCTACTGCTTTTGCAGCTTCATTATCTTTTATAATTGGATCTTCCATTACTGATTTAACAGGAGGAATTTCTTTTGTTTTTTCAAAGCGAATTTTTGCATTTTCTTCGTTTGTCACCCATTCAATAAATTTTGTCGCTAAATCATTTTGTTTTGAGAAGCTCGTTACATGCCATCCCTTTACACCAACAAAAGTTTTTAATGGTTGACCATTTGGTAATTTCGGCATCGGTGCTACTGCATAATCAATTCCTGTTTTTTCTATCGCTTGTAACGCCCATGGTCCATTCATAATCGATGCTGCTTTTCCTTCATTGAATAGTCCATCTGCTGCAGCTCCACCAGATTCTCCGATAATTCCTTTTGGAAATAATTTTTCTTTGTACCATTTTTGAATATATTCAGCACCTTGTACTGCCCCACTATTATTCAAACCAATATCACTTACATTTGGTTTTCCATCTTTTTCACCAAATACATAACCACCCATACCAGACATAAATGCGTTCGCAAAATAGAAGTTATCTCCAAGTGCTAAAAAACCGTACTTTCCATCTTTTGTAAAGTCTTTAGAGAAATTAAAAAGGTCATCCATCGTTTCTGGCGCTTTAGACATTAATTTTTTATTATAAATAAGTACTGGTGTTTCAATTGCTTTTGGTAAACCATATAGTTTTCCGTCATATGTTTGTGCCTGAACTGACAAATCTGTAAATTTATTTTTCACTTCATCACTTACTTTTATTTCAGAAAGTAAACCTTCTGTTACAGCGTTACCGATTTGATCATGTGGCAATGTTACAACATCTGGTCCTGTGCCAGCTGGACCATCAAGGCGAAGTTTCTTTACCTGGTCTGTCATTGTCATTTCGACTACTTTTACTTTTACATTATATTTCTTTTCAAAACTTTCTACAGCTGGATTTAATCCAACACTTTTTTTCTCATCTTCCCAAACAAGAAGATCATAATCTTTCTTCTCTTTACTCGCTTCCTTCTTCCCTGAATCTTTCGGACCACACGCCGACAACATACCGATTGCCAAAGTGGAGACTGCTAATAACGAAAATGCTTTCTTCACTATGAAAACCTCCTTTAATTATGTACGTAAGCTAGCTTTAATGAAAACGTTTACAATAAGTGGTTTAATAATAGCACAAACTATCTCACACCTAACGAAAACGTTTGCGCTATTTGTCTATCATTATACCTTTTTTTCTTTATTTTGCAAATATGTTCTTGAAAATTTTTTCATAGGATTTCTCTTAGTAAATAAATATTGACTTTCTTTTAATTGAATACTACTCTTATAAACAATATCATCTCTTCCTAAAGACAATCGTTTGCAATATTTTACGCCTACAAAAATTTAAAGGGGGATTTATATATGTTAAAAGAAGCAATATACCATCGGCCTAAAGAAAATTATGCATACGCTTACAACAAACATATACTTCATATTCAACTCCGCACAAAAAAGAATGATGTAAATGAAGTCCTACTTGTTCATGGCGACCCTTATGAATGGAAAGATAAAAAGTGGATTACAACTCAAACTCCTATGAGAAAGACTGGATCTTGCGCTTTATTTGATTATTGGTTCGCTTCAGTCACACCAAAATTTAAACGTTTACGATATGGATTCAAACTACACAATAACGACGAAGCACTTATTTATACCGAGCGAGGCTTCTTCTCTGAAATTCCAGATCATGACGTTGGAAATTTCTTTTGTTTCCCTTTTATTCATGAAAAGGATGTCTTTACAGCACCATCATGGGTGAAGGATACAGTATGGTATCAAATTTTTCCAGAACGTTTTGCAAACGGAGATATTACACGGAATCCTAAACATACTCTTCCATGGGGGAGTACAGATCCAACACCAACGAATTTCTTCGGTGG
The window above is part of the Bacillus cytotoxicus NVH 391-98 genome. Proteins encoded here:
- a CDS encoding LacI family DNA-binding transcriptional regulator, which codes for MTVTIKDVAKKANVAPSTVSRVIADNPSISEKTKRRVRKVMSELGYHPNLNARSLANQTTKTIGLVMPSSANKAFQNPFFPEVIRGISSFAHVEGYALYMSTGETEEEIFNGVIKMVQGRQIGGIILLYSRENDRIIQYLNEKNFPFVLIGKPYDKKDKITYVDNDNYTAAREVAEYFISLGHKRIAFIGGGSDLLVTKDRLAGMSDALKLADIQLPSEYIFHLDFSRESGQQAVEELMGLKEPPTAIMATDDLIGLGVLSALTAKGISVPKDVSLVSFNNVLLSEIASPPLTTVDVNIYQLGYEAAKALVDKVEHSESSSKCIVIPHKLLKRQTCEGCEKS
- the malD gene encoding maltosaccharide ABC transporter permease MalD, giving the protein MNIKRQKILRLSLSYFVIFMMCVIIFYPLLWIIGSSFNPGDSLSGSSIIPKNATLDHYRELLNLDASNYLLWYKNTLKVSVLTMIFSVLSISFTAYAFSRYRFVGRKNGLLTFLILQMIPNFSALIALYILAQLTGLIDTHFALILIYVGGAIPMNTWLMKGYFDTIPKELDESARMDGAGHFRIFWQIIMPLAKPIIAVVALFTFIGPFTDFILASIILRTPENYTLAVGLYEMVAKKFGNEFTTFAAGSVLIAIPISILFLSLQKYFISGLTAGGTKG
- a CDS encoding sugar ABC transporter permease, which translates into the protein MQQSINPTKRLSGSKQRKTALMLSIIPGMGQLYNKQYVKALIFFVLAGSFVIAFADLLNMGLWGIVTLGTEVPRDHSIFLLVEGILALIVIIFGLGIYAFNLYDAYQNGKKRDIGIPLNSVKEQYHNLLDQGFPYLMVSPGFLLLIFVVVFPIIFVFLIGFTNYDLYHSPPAKLVDWVGFKNFVDIFTLPMWRDTFLSVFAWTVIWTFVATTLQVALGIFLAILVNQPGIKGKALIRTIFILPWAVPAFVSILVFAGMFNESFGAINNQVLALFGIEKIAWMTDPFWSKVALIMIQTWLGFPFIFAMTTGILQSIPGELYEAATVDGATIWQQFRKITLPLVLYATAPILITQYTFNFNNFSIIYLFNGGGPAVSGQNAGGTDILISWIYKLTMTSAQYGKAAALTMILSFIVISVALWQFKRTKSFQEEDMM
- a CDS encoding extracellular solute-binding protein; the encoded protein is MKKAFSLLAVSTLAIGMLSACGPKDSGKKEASKEKKDYDLLVWEDEKKSVGLNPAVESFEKKYNVKVKVVEMTMTDQVKKLRLDGPAGTGPDVVTLPHDQIGNAVTEGLLSEIKVSDEVKNKFTDLSVQAQTYDGKLYGLPKAIETPVLIYNKKLMSKAPETMDDLFNFSKDFTKDGKYGFLALGDNFYFANAFMSGMGGYVFGEKDGKPNVSDIGLNNSGAVQGAEYIQKWYKEKLFPKGIIGESGGAAADGLFNEGKAASIMNGPWALQAIEKTGIDYAVAPMPKLPNGQPLKTFVGVKGWHVTSFSKQNDLATKFIEWVTNEENAKIRFEKTKEIPPVKSVMEDPIIKDNEAAKAVATQSESGIPMPNIPEMQEVWGPAGDALQLIVTNKQEPKIALDEAVKQIKGNIEANHSKKK